One segment of Candidatus Paceibacterota bacterium DNA contains the following:
- the rplL gene encoding 50S ribosomal protein L7/L12, giving the protein MEEQKVEEQKTTETEGAQVEVPEKFKVIVEVIEKMSVLDLNELVKLFEKKFGVSAAAVAVAPQGGGAGASEEKSTFTVELTDGGAQKIGVIKIVKEVLGLGLKEAKDLVDGAPKVLKEGAKKEEAEDIKKRIEEVGGKVELK; this is encoded by the coding sequence ATGGAAGAACAAAAAGTAGAAGAACAAAAAACGACAGAGACAGAAGGAGCTCAAGTGGAAGTTCCCGAAAAATTTAAGGTGATAGTTGAGGTGATTGAAAAGATGTCAGTTTTGGACCTCAATGAGCTGGTAAAATTATTTGAAAAGAAGTTTGGTGTTTCAGCGGCGGCGGTAGCCGTTGCTCCACAAGGCGGGGGAGCTGGGGCGTCTGAAGAGAAATCAACTTTCACTGTTGAGTTGACAGACGGCGGGGCCCAGAAAATCGGTGTAATCAAGATAGTTAAAGAGGTTTTGGGTCTTGGGCTGAAAGAGGCCAAGGATCTTGTTGATGGCGCTCCGAAAGTACTAAAAGAGGGCGCAAAGAAAGAAGAGGCGGAAGATATAAAGAAGAGGATAGAAGAAGTAGGCGGCAAGGTAGAGCTTAAATAA